The segment GGACATTCTAACTCAAAATGAATACGAAGAAATTGTAAGTAATATGTCAAAAGGTATCAAATTTTTTAATCCATCATTTGAGGGTACACAGGATGAAGCTTTACGCTTTATTGTTGATAATCAGTTATCTCCAACTCCAATTGGTAGAGCGGCATTTACAGAAAAGTCGCTTGAAAATGCAGTAAAAATTGGTGCAAAGCAATATTTGATTTTTGCTGCGGGGTATGATACATTCGCATATCGTCAGCCTGACTGGGCAAAAAATATTCAAATATTTGAACTTGACCATCCTTTAACTGGAATTGATAAGCAAAAGCGTATTCAATCAGTAATTACAGAAAAACCTTCCAATTTACACTATATACCTATTGATTTTACAGAAAAGACTTGGGAGAGAAATCTAATTGAATGTTTGCAGTTTGAGCAAAACAAAATAAGTTTTTGCAGTTTACTAGGAGTAAATTACTATTTGACTAAGGAAGATTTTGAACATGCAATAAATACTATTTCAAGTATTGTGCCAAAAGGCAGTAGCATTGTTTTTGATTATCAAGATGAGGATACTTATACTCCAAAGGCAGGGGAAAGAGTTAAAAAGCAAATTGCAATGACTAGTGCATCAAACGAAAAAATGCTTGCAAGTTATTCTTATTTAGAGTTGGAAAAACTATTAGCTCATAGTAATTTCTTAATTTATGAGCATTTAACACCAAATGAAATAACTGAACAGTATTTCAAAAAATATAATCAATCAAATCCAGAGCATCCTATAAAAGCGTTTGATAATGTGAATTATTGCTTGGCAGTTAAGAAATAAAAGTAAAATTGAAGAAATAAGAATAATCTTTACTTAATTAATACGTGATTTTTGGTTATTGTGTATTCGCTCTTGCACTTATCTGCATTGGAATTTCAGTAAAATTCTTTAAATAGGAATAATAGTCTGTAGATATGAGTATTTGTTTTGGTTAGACTATAAAAAAATTAAGACATAAATTTTAAAATTATGAATCAAATAAAACTCTTAAGGGCAACTCCACTTTTTCATATTGGACTTGCTCTTTTTTTATAACTTCTAAACTCTAGCAAGAAAATCCATCTTTTTTCCCTCTTCTATTTCAAAAATGCTTTCAGTTAAAATTTATCATAATCCTTGATTCTACTTACTTCAGAACTGGTTACCTTGCTAAACTGTCATCATACACACAAAAGGGAATTGTTGGTTGATTGTCCATATAAATTTCTGTATAATACAATATTTAGGAAATTGTTTACAATTATAATATAGTATGAAAAAAGTAGTATTTATATCGGGAGGAAGAAATGAATGAGAAAGTTTTAATTATATGTGAATCAATATACCATGGAAATACACATAAATTAGCTGTTGCTATGGCAAGGAAACTAAATTGTCGGCTTATAACTTGTGAACAAGCAATATCAGAAAATATTCAACAATATAAAATAATTGGACTTGGGTCTGGTATTTATTTCACCTCACATCACCCGAAACTTTTTAATATTGTATCAAGAATGGAAAATATGCAAAAAGCATTTCTGTTTTCTACACATGGCAGACCATTCCTTGGTAAATACCATGAAAGCCTTAAACTTGCTTTGTCAAAGCAAGGTGTGACTATTATAGGTGAATTTTCTTGCAGAGGTTATGATTGTACAGGACCATATATCATAGTAGGTGGTGGCAATAAAGGAAAACCAAACGAAAAAGACCAAAAAAGTAGCTAAGTTTGTTGCTCGTTTATTACCTGAATATAGTAAAAACACAGATGTTGTACAGAATGGTAACAACATTGAAATACATTATGATGAATGTATAGGATGTGGAAAATGCAAAACAATCTGCCCAATGAAAGTTTTTGATATTAAAAATAAAAAACCTATTGTAATAAATGAAAATGACTGTATTCATTGCAGTCTATGTAAAGAACAATGTCCTTCGCAAGCAATTGTTATCCAGCATTCTTGGAAAGAAGCAATTGCTATTGCAAAAAGGCACAGCAAAAAAACTCATTATAAAAATAATGAACATGATCTATAGTTAAACTAAATATAACACACTGTACTCTTAAATTACGAATTAAATAAAACCATTAAGGACAAATCCACTTTTAACACTGGACTTGTTCTTTTTTATTGATTTTACCTCTAGAAGGAAAATTCATCGTATTAATTTAATCTTAGTTATTCATTTCATCCTTCTATTTCATAATGCTATCAATTGTAATCCACCTTAATCCTTAATTTTACTTACTTCAGAACTGGTTACCTTCCCAAACTGTCATCAATGACAGCATAATTTACCATGTCATGAATATCCAATAGATAGAAATACTGGTCGGCCTAATTCTCTTGTTTTGGAAAATGCTTCCTCTGACCATGAAAACCAATCTATTGGATTATATGCATGCTGCAATAGGTATGGAGATTTTTCATGTACCAATCTATTTGCTTTTCGCTGCATATTTTCAGACATGTTATCACCTTCCTTCTTGTTGTTTTTGTATAGTTTGCCACTGGGAAAGTTGGACTATTCATAATCAATATTGTTTTTGCGCAAAAAGTTAATACTTGGTTGATTATCCAAGTAATTTTCTGTATAATACAAAAACGTAATCATTTAAAACATTGAACTATTCATTACATTTTAATGACCTATTACTACAATTTAATAAACTTAATATAATATTTTACGATATAACAAATGTAACAAAATATATAAGTATTACAAGATTGTACAAAAGGAGGTCTATATATGAATATATCTTTTTCACCACAGCAACGAATATATTCAACAAATTTTAGTTATCATTCCAATGCTAATTCACCTGAAAATGTTTTTGATGATAGAGAAAATTCTAAAAAACATGATGTTACAAATAAAAGTAATATATTTAAAAACAATGCAAATATACGTTTAGGCAAAAAGTTTAAAAAAAACAGTTTGTTAGAAACTCTAATGAAACAGAAAGAAAATTTGATGGATAATAAAAAAAGCATTATGGAAAGATCTTTGGAAAAAGGTGAAGACCCAAAGGCTATAAAAGAAAAGATAGAAAACATTGATAAACAAATCGAAGCAATTGATAAGCAGGTACATGAACTTCAGTTGGAAGAACAACATAAGGCAATTGGTACTAAGGATAAAAATAAGAAGGATAAAAACTCTAAACAGGAATTAAATAAAAATTATCCTAATGGTATTAAAATAGACCCTTCAATGAATAATATTTTAAATCTTTCCACTGATTTAAAAAAGGCTGAAGCTTTATCATCTCAAAAAAATTTAATGTCCAGTAAAGCAAGAG is part of the Haloimpatiens sp. FM7315 genome and harbors:
- a CDS encoding class I SAM-dependent methyltransferase, which translates into the protein MTALISAFSRAYHSIQNTEKVFDDYLAKDILTQNEYEEIVSNMSKGIKFFNPSFEGTQDEALRFIVDNQLSPTPIGRAAFTEKSLENAVKIGAKQYLIFAAGYDTFAYRQPDWAKNIQIFELDHPLTGIDKQKRIQSVITEKPSNLHYIPIDFTEKTWERNLIECLQFEQNKISFCSLLGVNYYLTKEDFEHAINTISSIVPKGSSIVFDYQDEDTYTPKAGERVKKQIAMTSASNEKMLASYSYLELEKLLAHSNFLIYEHLTPNEITEQYFKKYNQSNPEHPIKAFDNVNYCLAVKK
- a CDS encoding flavodoxin domain-containing protein — protein: MNEKVLIICESIYHGNTHKLAVAMARKLNCRLITCEQAISENIQQYKIIGLGSGIYFTSHHPKLFNIVSRMENMQKAFLFSTHGRPFLGKYHESLKLALSKQGVTIIGEFSCRGYDCTGPYIIVGGGNKGKPNEKDQKSS
- a CDS encoding ferredoxin family protein produces the protein MAIKENQTKKTKKVAKFVARLLPEYSKNTDVVQNGNNIEIHYDECIGCGKCKTICPMKVFDIKNKKPIVINENDCIHCSLCKEQCPSQAIVIQHSWKEAIAIAKRHSKKTHYKNNEHDL